One segment of Ipomoea triloba cultivar NCNSP0323 chromosome 12, ASM357664v1 DNA contains the following:
- the LOC116000492 gene encoding uncharacterized protein LOC116000492 isoform X1 has protein sequence MPPATLPLHRRRSPASLPRHPPLVVSLPHRRYSLRQHQFMPATRRKPAILPQPPLPPKRKERTMKMWRSQMRKPLNTSPKSKEFWSCSRRIGIWCLVRCVNYLCPSLSVPIYYFAINDLGSQYT, from the exons ATGCCGCCCGCCACTCTGCCTCTGCATCGACGCCGGTCACCGGCCTCACTCCCTCGCCATCCGCCTCTGGTCGTCTCTCTGCCTCACCGTCGTTACTCCCTTCGGCAGCACCAGTTTATGCCAGCAACGAGGAGGAAGCCAGCAATTCTTCCTCAACCGCCACTGCCACCCAAGAGAAAGGAGCGTACGATGAAGATGTGGAGGTCTCAGATGCGCAAGCCCTTGAATACGTCTCCCAAATCAAAAGA GTTTTGGAGCTGCTCAAGAAGAATAGGGATATGGTGTTTGGTGAGGTGTGTCAATTATCTCTGTCCTTCTCTTTCTGTTCCTATTTACTATTTCGCAATAAATGATTTAGGTTCTCAATATACTTGA
- the LOC116000492 gene encoding uncharacterized protein LOC116000492 isoform X2 → MPPATLPLHRRRSPASLPRHPPLVVSLPHRRYSLRQHQFMPATRRKPAILPQPPLPPKRKERTMKMWRSQMRKPLNTSPKSKEFWSCSRRIGIWCLVSLNLICWHFLDATMVGEIKKDMN, encoded by the exons ATGCCGCCCGCCACTCTGCCTCTGCATCGACGCCGGTCACCGGCCTCACTCCCTCGCCATCCGCCTCTGGTCGTCTCTCTGCCTCACCGTCGTTACTCCCTTCGGCAGCACCAGTTTATGCCAGCAACGAGGAGGAAGCCAGCAATTCTTCCTCAACCGCCACTGCCACCCAAGAGAAAGGAGCGTACGATGAAGATGTGGAGGTCTCAGATGCGCAAGCCCTTGAATACGTCTCCCAAATCAAAAGA GTTTTGGAGCTGCTCAAGAAGAATAGGGATATGGTGTTTGGTGAG TTTGAACCTGATATGCTGGCATTTTCTGGATGCTACTATGGTGGGGGAGATCAAGAAAGATATGAACTAG
- the LOC115997892 gene encoding O-fucosyltransferase 29-like, with the protein MLRALGFKNDTYLCVASGEIYGGEKTLQPLRELFPNFYSKEMLAGEEELKPFLPYSSRMVAIDYIVCEESDVFVTNNNGNMAKILAGRRRYMGHKRTI; encoded by the exons ATGCTGCGAGCACTGGGATTCAAAAATGACACGTACCTTTGTGTTGCATCTGGGGAAATTTATGGCGGAGAAAAAACACTACAGCCCCTAAGAGAACTGTTTCCAAACTTTTATTCTAAGGAGATGCTTGCTGGAGAAGAAGAACTCAAACCTTTCCTTCCATATTCTTCCCGGATGGTTGCAATTGACTACATTGTTTGTGAGGAAAGTGATGTCTTTGTCACCAACAATAATGGAAACATGGCAAAGATCCTTGCTGGTCGAAG GCGGTACATGGGGCACAAGAGAACCATCTGA
- the LOC116000492 gene encoding uncharacterized protein LOC116000492 isoform X3, producing the protein MPPATLPLHRRRSPASLPRHPPLVVSLPHRRYSLRQHQFMPATRRKPAILPQPPLPPKRKERTMKMWRSQMRKPLNTSPKSKEFWSCSRRIGIWCLVRVN; encoded by the exons ATGCCGCCCGCCACTCTGCCTCTGCATCGACGCCGGTCACCGGCCTCACTCCCTCGCCATCCGCCTCTGGTCGTCTCTCTGCCTCACCGTCGTTACTCCCTTCGGCAGCACCAGTTTATGCCAGCAACGAGGAGGAAGCCAGCAATTCTTCCTCAACCGCCACTGCCACCCAAGAGAAAGGAGCGTACGATGAAGATGTGGAGGTCTCAGATGCGCAAGCCCTTGAATACGTCTCCCAAATCAAAAGA GTTTTGGAGCTGCTCAAGAAGAATAGGGATATGGTGTTTGGTGAG AGTAAATTAG